CGCCGAGGGCGTATCCTCGGCGGGACGCCGCGACGCCGAGATTCCGTCCCGCGATCATCGGATCGGGGTTGCGGTTCTCGAGGTCGTCCAGCACGCGGCCCGTCAGGAAGTATCCCTCGTCGAGCAGTCGGAACGGCCCGCTGCTGGCGGTCGCGGTCGACAGCTCGGATCGTATCGCACCGCCCGCCGACTCGAGCAGCGGAAGGAATCCGTCGTCAATATTTCCGGCCGTTCGTTTGGCTTGAACGATATCGTACTCCTGCAGGCCGGCGACGGCGAGTTCGAGCGTGTCGACGGGGAGCCGCGTGCCCGGCCGGAAGACGGTGACGACCTCGTCGTCGGCGACCGAGAGCCTCGTGATCGCCTCGGACAGCATCGCTGACTCGGCCTGGGAATCGCCGCAGGTACTCCGTGTCTCATCGCCTGGTCGGTCGGTCGGGAAGCCCTCGCCGTCGACCGCGACCGGGAGCACGTTCAGACCGTTCTTTCGGCCCGACTCGATGATATCGCCCAGCGCTGAGGCTCCGGGATCGTCGGTATCGTAGACGACGGCGACGCTGAGGCGGTCGACCGGATAGCTCTGTGTCGCGACGGACGCGAGCGTCTCATCGAGTAAGTCCCACCGGGTGCCAGCAACGGGTACGAGGACGCGGATCCGTCGCCGGAGACGCGCTGGCAGGCGACAGTGGGGTCCCGGCCCGTGACCGACGGCCGGTGACGCCCGCGCCGCATCGCGCCGACTGCCGTCGACTCGCCTCCGCTGTGTGTCCGGCTCGGGATCGGTCTCCGCCGCGTCGAGGACCCGACCCAGCGTCCGTTCGTCGACCGCATCGACCGGTCGGCGGACGAACAGTGCTGCGAGTCCGCAGTTGACCGCGAGGTACCCGACCTGCGTCAGGACGAACGCGGCGAGGACGGCCTCGAACACCATCACTCGTCGACCGGACGGTCCGGCTCCGTATCGGTATTGTGGCCGAGCGAGGTGGGAAGCCGGTGAGTGACGGGAGGGCAGACGAACGGGGTTGAGCCCCGCCTAGTCGAAGAACGCCGCCAGTCGGTCGGCGGCTTCCTCGACGCGCTGCGTGACGAGCGCGAACCGCAGCCACTCCGTTCGCGAACTCCCGAAGGCCTCGCCCGGCATTCCGGCGACGCCGGCCTCGTCGATCAGCCGCTCGACGTTCTCGAGCGTGCCGGGATAGCCGTCGAAGCGGGCCATCACGTAAAACGAGCCGTCGGGTCGCGTGTACGCCGCTCCGGCGGCGTCGAGCGCGTCGGTGAACGTCTCGACGCGCTCGCGGAGTCGGTTGCGATTCCGCTCGTAGTAGTCGGGCCCCGTCTCGCGCAACGCTTTCAGGACCGCGTACTGTCCCGGACGAGTGGTGGCGACGTTGACCAGCATGTGCCGACTCTTGGCGTTCGCGACGAGCTCCGACGGGAAGATCGCATAGCCCACTCTGACGCCGGTGATCGCCATCGATTTCGAAAAGGCGTTGGTGACGATCCGGTGGGTTGACTCTGTCTCGAGCGCGCTCGCGAACCGTCCCGAGAGGTCATAGTGGTCGTACACCTCGTCGCTGATCAGGATCGCGTCGTAGGACTCCGCGATGGCGACGAGTTCCCGCATGGTTTCGGCGGGATAGACTGCACCGGTCGGGTTGTTCGGCGTGTTCACCACGATCGCGGCCGTCTCCTCGCTCGCGGCCGCGCGGACGT
This portion of the Natrinema salinisoli genome encodes:
- a CDS encoding glycosyltransferase family 2 protein, whose amino-acid sequence is MVFEAVLAAFVLTQVGYLAVNCGLAALFVRRPVDAVDERTLGRVLDAAETDPEPDTQRRRVDGSRRDAARASPAVGHGPGPHCRLPARLRRRIRVLVPVAGTRWDLLDETLASVATQSYPVDRLSVAVVYDTDDPGASALGDIIESGRKNGLNVLPVAVDGEGFPTDRPGDETRSTCGDSQAESAMLSEAITRLSVADDEVVTVFRPGTRLPVDTLELAVAGLQEYDIVQAKRTAGNIDDGFLPLLESAGGAIRSELSTATASSGPFRLLDEGYFLTGRVLDDLENRNPDPMIAGRNLGVAASRRGYALGVLDRYLLTRCPATLDAWIDEKRREVRESNRWCHGPSQSPVDRFRYNAGTTLTRLLAGTNVVGIPAGVLVVLSLAVGWVSLAGPLLALVVCNAIGWAYYSVRAHRAARSAIPLESRSARLHYSLLSNSVAHALYLTLWTVPIALALRDAVSGNESSIRGTLPE
- a CDS encoding pyridoxal phosphate-dependent aminotransferase, translating into MNYETPLFFRVMKYANAADRDVVDMVSGNPDWEPPEALREGLREYADLEPDRFQYPPSEGLFELREEIAARRGVDADQIVVTNGAGEANYLAMARALERDSGDEILLTDPVYPYYPGKTTMLGGTQSYVATDDEGQLDPEDVRAAASEETAAIVVNTPNNPTGAVYPAETMRELVAIAESYDAILISDEVYDHYDLSGRFASALETESTHRIVTNAFSKSMAITGVRVGYAIFPSELVANAKSRHMLVNVATTRPGQYAVLKALRETGPDYYERNRNRLRERVETFTDALDAAGAAYTRPDGSFYVMARFDGYPGTLENVERLIDEAGVAGMPGEAFGSSRTEWLRFALVTQRVEEAADRLAAFFD